From Oncorhynchus tshawytscha isolate Ot180627B linkage group LG27, Otsh_v2.0, whole genome shotgun sequence, a single genomic window includes:
- the mlx gene encoding max-like protein X — MTDPTASPEDHWNKNDGAFSDNGFDPSFFAENARKGTVVSRANSIGSTSASSVPNTDDEDSDYRHETTYKESYKDRRRQAHTQAEQKRRDAIKKGYDDLQSIVPTCQQQSEFAVGTQKISKATVLQKTIDYIQFLHKEKKKQEEDMSMLRKEVMALKIMKTNYEHIVKAHQNNPQQGEEQVSDQVKFSVFQSIMDSLFQSFSRSVSVASFQELSACVFSWIEEHCKPQTLREFVVGVLRQLNSQPY; from the exons ATGACGGATCCTACAGCATCGCCGGAGGATCACTGGAACAAA AACGACGGGGCTTTCAGTGACAATGGATTTGACCCCA GTTTCTTTGCTGAGAATGCAAGGAAGGGTACTGTGGTCTCCAGGGCTAACAGCATTGGGTCCACAAGTGCCTCATCAGTACCAAATACAG ATGATGAAGACAGTGACTACAGGCATGAGACCACATACAAGGAGTCCTACAAAGACCGGaggagacaggcacacacacaggccgagCAGAAACGACGGGATGCTATCAAG AAAGGCTATGATGATCTCCAGTCCATAGTGCCCACCTGCCAGCAGCAGTCTGAGTTTGCCGTGGGGACGCAGAAGATCAGCAAGGCCACAGTGCTGCAGAAAA CTATCGACTACATCCAGTTTCTGCACAAAGAGAAGAAGAAGCAGGAGGAGGACATGTCTATGCTGAGGAAGGAAGTGATGGCACTGAAGATCATGAAAAC gaacTATGAGCACATAGTGAAGGCCCACCAGAACAACCCTCAGCAGGGGGAGGAGCAGGTGTCAGACCAGGTCAAGTTCAGTGTGTTTCAGAGCATCATGGACTCCCTGTTCCAGTCCTTCAGCAGGTCTGTGTCTGTGGCCAGCTTCCAGGAGCTGTCCGCCTGCGTCTTCAGCTGGATCGAGGAGCACTGCAAGCCTCAG ACATTGCGTGAGTTTGTGGTGGGAGTTCTCCGGCAGCTCAACAGCCAGCCGTATTAA